The nucleotide sequence TTTGGTTGACGGACCCTCCATCCGAGGTGACAGACTCTCTGTTACCCGCAGAATGTTCCGTGGAATGTTCTGGTGGTTTGGGACTTAGGCATTTTGGCAAGTTTGTAGTCGACGGACGCTCCGTGCAGATTGACGGACTTTACGATAAGAACTGAGAGCTCTCGGGTTCTCTAAACATTCATGCTTATAAATCAGTGGACACTCTGTGAGAGGCTGCGGACTCTCCAATGGAAACTAGGTACTCTCGGATTCTCTGGACATCAGTTTTATAATTTGGCAGACACTCCGATGAATGTCGCGGACTCTCCGTTGGCTTACACCGAAGGTGTATAAGGCTCTGTGGGTTAAGCTATGGGATCACCGGACTCTCCGTCAGCTTTGACGGACTCTCCGTCAGACGGGCGACAGAACCTATGTTCTTGAGTTCTTAGGTGAAGGTTTAGTGATTCAAAATAAGATGTAGGAAGTTGGGCTTCATGCATGTGTAAGATATTCCTAGAGCGGTTTAGGTAGCTCACTAGACTTAGGATACCTAGGTTTTAGGCCTTGGTTAACAAGTGCAACTAGTGATTCATTTGTTTACTTAAAAATCCTAAATAAAGAGATTGAGAGATTGGGATTGGGCATGACAACTTAGCTTTGGATTTTTGTGAGTTCCTTGTCACCAAGATTAGAGATTGAGCACTTGACATCCTTGCTTCCAAGCTAAACAGATAGATTCCAACATTTCTtgcaaaaatatccaaaaatccaAATGAGAGAAAATCTAGAGAAATCTTGAGTGGATTGAGTTGTAGCAACACTTGAATCTTACTCTTGAGATGATGAAACATCACCTAACCCTCATGATCCATTCAATTTTTGAGAGAAACTTGAGTTAGGGTTTGAGGATTGATCTCAGGACAATGGGAAAAGAGAGTTCTTGAGCCAACCATGAGATGAGAGGTTGTTGAAGTTCAAGATCTTGATCCAAAGCTGATCTTGCTACCCTTTGTATGCCTGAATCTTCTTCTCTCCATCTTTTCCACTTTCTCACTCTAGTTCATCCTTTTCTTTCTCTTATTCTTCATTCTAGAGAGAGGGGGAGTGAGGGAAATGAGTAGAGCTAAGGTTCAGCTGTGGAAAAATATCCCCAACacgtgctgacatgtgggccatacCACATAATGGAAAACAGCTCACTCCCCACTCAATCTGTTGTCTCTGTATTTCTATCAAACAGTCCGGTAGAACTGGCAGATGGTCCGGTAGTTCTCTATTTTTTATACTTTGAGCTAGGGATTAGGGTTCTTGGCATTGGGGCCAATCTTTTAATCCAAATGGATTGCTTAGCTCCAGAGAAGATAAGGAATTCGTGGTTACATCTCTCAAGAGATACATGCTCTTGTTACCAACCTTTGGTTGACTTTGGTTGACCATAGGTTGACTTGCTTAATTTAATTAGGCCGAGCCATAAAATGGAGCACCAACCAACTGAGAGTGCTCAAAATCTGATGAGGATTCACTCAATGTCCTTGAGAAATTAAATTGGGAATTTCTCCAAGGGTCGTCACGAAAAGTTGAAAATTGGAACGATATTTGGGTCGTTATAAAACCTTCCCCACCTAAATTAAAGCTCGCCCTCGAGCTTGCCAAGGGTTTGTCTTTAGCATACTCATTGGGTTCCAAAAATTTCATCTTACTTAAACCAATTTAGATAAAGAAATCTTGGCTTGCTGAATTTTGACAGACGGTCCGCAAATTTTGGCAGACACTTCGGTGGAACATTGGATTACATTCTCTGTAACCGCTGGGTCCACTGACTGACGGACCCTCCGCCGCTTGTGGCAGACTCTCCGTCGGAAGTCGACCTATATATATGGCCCAACAGCCCCTGGATATGTCCTTTTCTTTTCTCCCACCACTGGTCCCCCACGCACACGAGCCCACGCCGTCGGCCACGCCACAGCGCCAACTTTTGGATGCTTCTTCGTCAATTACTGCGGTCACGTGCCCATCCACTTGCTTCTCCAAGATGTGGGGCGGAAAGTAAGCATTGATCCCCCCATGTTAGTTTATTTTCCATGGTTGGAAAGCTAGGGTTTCTTCGATCTACTCAACGGCTAAGTTTCTTTCAAATCCATCTTGAGGATCTTGTAGAGCATGTTTAGAAATACCTTTGTGCAACTTTTGGTATACTGAAATTGGTTGAATCAAAAGTCATGGGAGATTGAGTTCTAGGGCAGTTATTGTACACTGTTTCATCACTGTCGACTTGGTGACAGACTGTCCGTCATTCCTGGCAGAATGTACGTACCTTTATAATTTGACGGACGGTCCGCAGACCTTGGCGGACGCTCCGTCATGCTGAATTGACTCTAACTAGCTTGTCTCCCTTCTTCATCTCCAGCAGCTGAAGTGCCCGAGCTCACCTTGGTAGGAAACATAGACTTTCGCCGAACCAGAGATAGAGGGTGTTTTCTTCAACTTTAGAGGATTCAACACCTCCTGTTCTTCTTTCATTGATCTCAGTTTCGCCCCTTTATTCGAGACCTCTTTCTTCCTCTAGGTTGGGCCATCACTCCCTATCCCGCTACCACTTCCTCAGCTCCCTGACCCTCCACTCCCTTCCTCAAAGGATGAACTCCTCCACGGAAGATAGTACCTCTATCCCACTGGCCTCACCCCCCACATCCTCGGTTATCTTCTTATCTGGGATAAACCACAACGCCCTACTAAACTATTGCACCCCCCTCCCCTAGTTGCGATCAGTATGACCAATGATCCCGCAAGTGTAGCAAAAATCAGGGAAGTACTCGTAGATCAGAAGGCGCCATTTCATCCTCTCTTGATCCCCATCCCCTAGATCCAGAATGACGGCCCTCATTGGTAGCTTGCGGACATCTAGTTTCACCTTCATGCGCAGGTATTGCCCAATTGCCATCTCATTCTCATCAGCATCCACCGTCAAGACTTCACTGATCATTTCACCAATGGTCTCGCCTGACGATTTATTTATGTTCTCGCCTGGCGATTTGTTTATGAGTCCCAGAGGCATCTTAGTGATCCTCACCTAGATCGAAATAGAGGTGAACTCGATCCCATCGATCGTTTTGGCTCCCACCAAATTCCGCCATAATCACCAAATCCTTGTCGAACATGCAGGACCATCTTCCAGCGCCCTTCTCTTGTCGGCCCCTAGAAGAATGTGACGAGAAAACGATTCTCCCCCAGATCCTATTCCTTGCACTCAATCCCCTTCGTAGGCACTAGACCCAGCCAAGCGAGAGTTCCAGGGATTGGCTTCTCTGCCATGACCTTCCCCACGCCTGAGGATCTTCCCGCTTGCCGATCAAAGTTTGTGCACCTCCCAGCTTGATGCTTTTCTTATCAGTCTCCGATAAATTCATCCTCCCCAGCAAGTCCGACACCTTGTCCGCCCTCTCGTCCATGATCTCCTCCCAACTGCCTCTGAACTCCTTCCTCACAGCGATGCCCCAGGGTAGAGCGGACTGGAGTCCCGCCCTAAACCCCAAGACGATGGAGGCGGCTATGTACCTAGGTTAGCAGAAGGAGGTTTGGGCTCCGTAACAGAGAGATTAACGTGGACACGAACGATGAATTGGGCGTGGACTCTAATCCACATTTTGAGTTGGCATCTGAACCGGACTGGGAGAGAAAGGGGAACCCTAAATCGCCTCACGAGTAACTTTACTGGAGGAGTCACCCTTAGGCACCGAGACTCCATGATTTATTAGATGTCTTGCCTCCTAGGAGGTATGTTTTGCTTGGGAGTATCGTAGCATAAGTGTTCGGTTGATTTAATTTGACATAACATGAGAGCCGAACACTCATGATAGAGCGGATAGAATGCCGGCCGGTTTAGTCCCAACTTAATAACGAACAAAAGAAAGGAAGAAATGGTCACTTTATTTATTCATCCATCCAATCCAGTCATGCAGCTCGACCCATGCatcccacacacacacactatttTAGCGATGGTGGCGGTTGAGGCCCGTCGTTGCAGCAATTGCACATAAGCGCCTCGCACTTACCATGGGCCCAGCCATGACTCATGCAACAGCGGTCGCAAGCACCTGAATGAAAGCACTTATAGCTACACTTTGTGATATCCATGCACAAAGCTTCATCGCTCACCTCCTTGTTCCTAGGCGCCTCTGAAACATAACCTGGCCATCCAGAATCCAGATGTTAGGAAACCATTTTAATTTTGCAGACCTCCATCGTTCCCTTATTTTTTTCTAGACATGGTTGCTGTATCACCGATCGAGCACACCTAGAAATCGACTCGACTTGTAGAGGTGAATGTGAATGGTGGTATCGACCGCACCTATAAACATCTAGTTTCAAGAACGGTTTGGTACGGTGTCACCAATAGACCCTAGAAATGCTATTTAATTTGTTCTTAGAGATGGTTGGCGTTTCCGGACGTCTCTAAAAATAAAGGTCAATTGTCGCTAAAGAACGATTTTTAGAGATGGCTGGTAATTTTAAAAATAGGTGCCAAAAAAAAGTTACAACTTTTTCATGTGATGTTggataaaaaaaaactttatatcaaaatctaCTTGTCAAACGAGAACTTCAATCATTTAATGGCACAAATATAAGATTTAAATTTCAGATTTTTTTATTCATATTTTCAAACGACCCCAGAAGAAGGCACGTCATGgatcaaaaaaaaaagttatagTACCTGAAATATTATTttaaactttgtagttaaaacaTCTTACATTTTAGATCATTTAGGGACCGAAATATTAAATACAACATTTATAAAAAATCAACAAAAAAAGGATAGCATGCACCTAGCCAAATGGTTGTGTGATGTGATGGTAAGAAAGGATCGTGTGAGACGAGAGGCTATGGATTTGAATCCTTGACACACGCTTGAAAATCGCATGAATTGTGAGCTAGCTAGTGGGTTTCTTCTAGGATTATTAAGAAAATATTGCTTTATTAGAcccattttgaaaaaaaaaatagaaaaataatttCTAGATGCAGACCACATTAGTGATTCCCTAGAAATCGATTTCTAGGTGGTGTTTCCTAACACCCGTAGAAATCCATATCTAGAGACGGTTGCATAGTTGTCCGTAGAAATCCATGATTTCTAAAGACCATTGTGTAAAATTGCCtaaaagaatcaaatttaatcATATATATGGTGTTAGTCGCGGGTTGGTGTTGTGATAACCAACAAGACTTACGGGAGGCAACGAGGATGCTACTCAGCATCAGCATAACAATCAAAGGGAAAATTAGCATCTTCTGCATCTTCATTGTTATATTGTTCCTCGTCATCGCTATTGTACTAGCAACTGGGATGGATATAGATGTGTCAAAGCAAGTGAGCTGGATATCTATCATATACATCCATCTTCTGCACCTATTTATACATATCATAAGTGTGTTGGTCGCAAGTATAGTTAAAAATGTTGGAATATGCTTGTAAATAAGCTCTGTAATTGCTATAATTACTAGCTTAACATCTTCTTTATTTTTGGCATGTACTTCAATTTCATTCCCTGCATTCTAAGTTATAATAAGTCATTGTAGTTTTTcagatacatagtttttgttatgcatctagacatagtaTAAGTCTAGTTGCATAACAAAAGCAATGTACCTAAAATCCacgatgacttataatttggaacagaagaAGTATTTATTATCATCTAATTTAGAATGATGTAAAAGTACCATAGCTTTAGAAAGTTATTATGTCGTGGCAAACAGATGCCTCTGCCGAATGGAATTCATAATAAAGGTCATCTAAACTTACCTCATTTTGAATGAGATGCAGAGAAGGATGGAAATGTTGATATATGCTTGTAAATAAGCTATCTGTAATTGTCACTCCCTCTGTCCTATAATATAGTACATTCTAGAAATTTTAAAGCAAATTAAGGAAGAATATAAAAGACACATGTACCCTTATTTTATTTCCTAATGATTCCTAATAAAGGTCATCTAAACTTAACTTGTTTTGCATGACATGCAGAGGATGGTAGTACAAAAAAAAACTACAGTGATAATGAAATGAAATATATTGGTTGCTGCTATGTTTTCTTAACTGCTTCTTCACATTGGACTGCTCGTAAAATAAGTCAAGTCTGCAACTTTCTTCAGATCCCTCAGATTTATTTCCATGTCTAGCTCTCTTCTATTTTTCATTATCAAACAAACGAATACATGAGCGTATAATTAAACAAGCATTGATGGTGCCATTATTCAATATGCAAGACTAAAAAACATGCACAAACAGAAACAGCCTCCATATATATTTCGTGTTCAGATGAAACTTTACATTGAGCTGTCCAGCCTGACCGGTCTGGAGCAACGAAACAAGATCCTACGTCAAATCACATGACGGCAACCCCCCCTAACTCACATCCACTGCATTCAGGTAATAAAATAAACATGGTCTCCAACAAGTATGGACTTAAACAGCTGCGTGATCATGGTGAGGTTTCAGGTCCATCTCCACCTGGTGAATTGTCCACTGCATGCCCTCCAGTTTCTGAAGTTCAACCAGGGTTAGCAATGATAACATGGAACACATGTTAAACTAATGGCAACGACACTGAGACAGATTACCTTTACAATTTCATGGTACTGCCTTGCAATCACGTCGAAATGTGGATCTACACCCTGATACTCACGCAACCGCGAAACCTAACACAAGAACAAACATCAGAGCAAACAGTTAACTGAAGGGAAGTGAACACTGGGTTTCATGATTTCTTTTCAGATGGAATATTCACTGAGATGGCAGTATGGCACCCATTCTTTCTCCAAACATGTAGTTAAAAGTGAAAAATACAGAATACCATATGCCCGGTTATTGTTATGTAACGGCATAAACTCGACGTTAGGTTAAATTGCCTACTGCAACAGGTTAATATTAAAATCATAGGTTGTCAGAACCCAAAACATATTTGCACATTTAACCTTCCTAAGCTGGACGTTGCTTAGTCATGAATGATTAATTATAACTTGATGATGTCAACTACTTCATACAACCTCAAGGTATCAGTTAGTTTGTTTTTTCACTAAAAAGTACTAGCTGCTAGGCATTGGTTCTTATGATTTGTACAGTTCTACACTTCTACTCTTTGTGAGCTGTAGCCACAATTTTGAGAGCTTTTTCTTGGCTGTTTATAGAACCAAACATTAGAAATATTACGAGAAGCAAAATCATGTATCTTACCGCTTCATTATAGgaattggatgcttcttttgtgGACTCTACAAGATACTTCCTGCAAAAGCAGTTAATATGTTACAAGAAGGTCCTTCGCTGAAAACAAAAGGCACTCAACAAACCAAATCCATCTTAGGAATAACAAGTGCCACCCATATAACTCAAAAAGTACATCCACTAAAAGATCGATTGCCTTTCTATACCTGATCCTGTGAAGTGCTGGTACTGTGTCCTTTGTGTAAGTGTCACGCAATAGATGATGCTCTAGATAGCTGGAATCAAAGTATATAAAAAAAAGTATATTTAACCTAATCTTTGAATCCCTTAGCATTTGGAAtccaaaatatatatatagagagagagaagggaggatCGGCTATATGAGTATAGAGTAACATCTGTTGTACACTTATAATATGGTCACTGATGCGGGTGCCGACCTTAGTTTAGCATTCATTGTCCGACACCTTTTGATAAGCCAGGTCTTCTTCAGATCATCCTGTTAGACAATAAGAGACATGTTAAGCACTTCGACTAGCAATACTAACAATATGAAAAAGGTGACATGTTTACTTTAAAGAAGTTGAACCAAAGAACGGAATATGAGAATGCTTACAAATTGGTGCTGATGCTCCAATTTCTTGTCTTTAACAAACTGTATAAGCACAGCAAGAATTTGCTCCAAGACCTTTGGAATTTTCAGAACCATAACTAATTGGTTAGAAGTATGAGAAAGAATTTGTGCTCAGGTAAAGTGGGTGCACCTCTGAAAAATTAAGCATTACCAAAGACATACAAACATACATTATAATGTTCAGCAAATTTTCTGTCCATTGAAGCAAGGTCCTCCAGTAGATGTGCCTCTTCCTTTTCTATCTCTTCGATGATTAACTTTACCCTGTCAAACGGGAAGTAAAAATCATGAGAAATACTTACCAGGGACGCTTGTCCAACTTCATCCTATCACAAGCACCACAGTAGTTTCCAATTCCAAACAAGATGGAAAATTGGGCACTCATGCCAAGTTAAGTTAGCTATGTAAATGGATGGGATTGCAGCAAAGAAGGGATGGTAAGATGGTATTAATACTGAATATGTAATTGGTACAGTCTGATTTAAAATGTAAGATAAGAAAGTCCACCTTTCTGGAAGCCTAGCACTTGAAATTTGACTGATGGATGACGAATCTGCAGCAAAGATGTTAAGGTAAGACAGAATAATAACCAGAACCAGAATTTGGACTGTTCTCTCTCACTCTCTTTTCTATTCTTCCACTAGTTTCAGTAACTGACCCCTTTCGTCCATAGCAAATAGATCAGCCAAAGCATCACACTTGGCTTCTAACCGGGCTTCGATCTCCCTAGCCAAAGTTCTCTGATAATCAACCATGTCCTGTAATCGACACAAAAGCAGATGCTTTCAAAGTTCAGGTGAAGATTTTTTATATTCTTTCACTCATTGACAAAAAGGGTAAAACACATCATAGTCTAATAATTGGTTAGAAAATAGTTTTGCACTTCTCAAGGTACATATCAGAATTACGTTCATCAAAtcaaacaagtaacaaggtatgAATTGACCATTtaggcaaaaaaaaaatgttCTTACCACAGACATGGCTGGCTGCTCTTGTTGCACTTGGTAGAGATAATCAGACGTGATCCCAAGAAAACGGTCAGGAACACCACCAACTCCAGGTTCAACTGCGTCTGAACTACCGCTTCCGTGCGCAGCAGGAACAGTCACCGCACTAGCAGTGCTGCTATAATTGTTGTAACTTGTCGAGATTAAACTTGAGCTGGGTGTCGCGCTTGTGAGGGTGCTATCAAATGAACTCCTTGAAAAGGTGCTCAGCTTTTCGATCTCCAGCTCATGGACCTCCCCGTCCTGAGAGAGCAGTGGGAGCCTCAGCCTCTGCGCTGCCTCTGCCACGGCCAACCGGTGCTCCAAAGACTCGTACACCTGGATCAGAGGTTCAGAACCGACAGAGTAAGCTCAGTGACTGAATCAGAGTGTCATTTTTGCTGGAATATTTCTCGATTACGGTGCTAAGTCAATTGAACCAACAGTGAGGAATTCTTCCACTGTCTATTAATCGGTTATTACTGCCCACCCAGATCACATCTGAAGATGTATTTGCACTAGTCAATGAAAAAAAATCCAAAGACTGGTACACCTGGATCAGAGGTTCAGAACTGACAGAGTAAGCTCGGAGACTGAGTGTCATTTTTGCTGGCCAATTTCTCGATTACGGTGCTAAATAACGGAACCAGCAATGAGGAATTCCATTGACCGACAATGAGGAATATCCACAGTCTATTATTCAGCTAGTACTGCCCCCACCCAACTCACATTTGAAGATGTATGTACTTGCACCAGTGAATGAAAAATGAGGAGTTGTCAGAGAGAAGCAGCAGAACCTGCGGGGAGCAGTTGAGCTTCTTGCCGGCACCGGCGCCGCCAGCCGCATGGTACTCCTCCACCATGGCCACCGCCTCCGCGTACACCGCCTACGTCATAGCATAGCGCCACCAGATCTGATGACAGCCCGACGAGCAAAACCTAGAATGCAGATCCGACGAGGCGGGCCGGGGGTGAGGGTGACTCACCAGTGCCTCGAGGTAGAGCGCGCGCTCCGCCGCGACCTCCTCGCGCGCCTGCGCCGGCACAGGGTTCAGGTGAGCAGCTGTCAGGGGAGGAGCGTGGCGGGCGGGCGACGTGCGTACCTGGAGGAGGTCGGAGTGcgcggagttggagaggagggaCGCGTCCGGGGCGAGGTGGTGGCGCTGGAGCTGCTCCACCAGGTGCGCcacctccggcggcggcggcgggagggacGCTGCTGCGGCCTTCGACATCATCGCGGGCGGCGCCGGCGGAGGCCACTCACGTGGTTTGTTTGAATTGGGTGGGGCTCGTGAGGTGGTGGTAGGTTGGTGGCCGTTGGATCGGCGAATGGACGGGTCAGATCGCGGCCGGCTGATTACAATTACAATACTGTACAAGACAAGAGAAGCTTGAAAAGCCGGCTGTCACAGAAGAAGCGGTCGTAGACGTCACTGTCACGGAAAATGAAATCTTCCGTTTCCGTTTTCATCCGAACAAATGGTTGGAAACTCTTCAGGTGACTTTCTGTGGTTACACTTCTAGAAGTGTATAAAAAGGCCAGATCATGGTGCTGTGTGTGAAATCGAAGAGAAGACGTTGTGACAGCCGAACCATATGTGTCAAATGGCTCGTTCGCTGGTGGGTTTCTGGGCTAATAAGTCTGATtgttgctgatttgttgtgagagaaaaatactgttggctgtcTGATAAGCCCGAAAGTGAAAATCGGATGTTGCAGTTGTATTGAACCGAGCTCAACCAAAAAAAAGAAATCAATCACGAACGGAGCACGTCTGGCCGAGAGCAAAGAACTGACATGTGGACAAAGATATATTGTTTTGCTCGTTTGTAGGGTGGATGCCGAGCCCCACCAACCAATGCTTGCAGTATGCGCACCGAACCTTACACGCCTCAGATTCTACTCGCTCGGTTCGATGTTTCACACTGGAGTTGCCCTAAGTTTCATGGTGTCTAGCTAGCCACAACAGCGATATCTGCGAAGACGAGAAACCCATGGGAATTTTGCCTCAAAAGCTGACGATGATATTCATGAAAAATATGCGCTTCTGAATTCTTATGATGAATACAGGTGTGGTGATTAACGAAAACTTGTTATACAAGAGTTTTGTTTCCTTCTTTAACTCTAAGCTAGGGAGGTTCAGGTAGTTGCCACCAGTTCAGGACGCACCACTGTAAAGTTGCAACCAGTCACATATTTTTCTCTTACTTATGATAATATGATATAGGTCTCGTGCTTGTTCCATGGGTGGTTTACTTTGCTATAACATATAGCACGATATCAAATTACACAAAGCACGTTGTTGATGAACACCAAAAGAAACTTAAAACAAAATGGGACGAGAAGAAAGTAGGAAAAGGTATATCACATCTACCGGGGGGTTTTCTTGTAAAATCTAACACCTACCAAACCAATCTCGCACCAAATAGGATGAAAACGTAATCGGCGCATCAAACAATTGCTTTCAAAGTGAAGAAATGCTTCATTAGACTTACTCTGAGACGGGATATGATGGCACCATTGAAGGGCGAGGTTTCTCTGCAATCTAGTTACAATAACTGTATCACTCTGAGTTATTGTTTAGCACGGCTCCTCGCCGAGCTGCTCCTCCATCAGATCCAGAGTCGAAGCCGAAGCCAAAGACACAGGTGTCAAATTCATAGCTTCTCCTCCGCACAATAAAAATGACTCCAGTTTTTCTTTCGCAGCTAAAAAACGGTTTCCTTTCAACGAACTTTTTGGTTCTCTCAACTCTTCGGTTGCAATTCAGAGGCAGGCAAAGGCAGTATAACCGTTTTCAACAACTTTGCACAAATCCTAGATCATACCACAGTGGACAAACgccatgttcgtttgg is from Miscanthus floridulus cultivar M001 chromosome 7, ASM1932011v1, whole genome shotgun sequence and encodes:
- the LOC136462482 gene encoding AUGMIN subunit 4-like, with translation MMSKAAAASLPPPPPEVAHLVEQLQRHHLAPDASLLSNSAHSDLLQAREEVAAERALYLEALAVYAEAVAMVEEYHAAGGAGAGKKLNCSPQVYESLEHRLAVAEAAQRLRLPLLSQDGEVHELEIEKLSTFSRSSFDSTLTSATPSSSLISTSYNNYSSTASAVTVPAAHGSGSSDAVEPGVGGVPDRFLGITSDYLYQVQQEQPAMSVDMVDYQRTLAREIEARLEAKCDALADLFAMDERDSSSISQISSARLPERVKLIIEEIEKEEAHLLEDLASMDRKFAEHYNVLEQILAVLIQFVKDKKLEHQHQFDDLKKTWLIKRCRTMNAKLSYLEHHLLRDTYTKDTVPALHRIRKYLVESTKEASNSYNEAVSRLREYQGVDPHFDVIARQYHEIVKKLEGMQWTIHQVEMDLKPHHDHAAV